Below is a genomic region from Populus trichocarpa isolate Nisqually-1 chromosome 15, P.trichocarpa_v4.1, whole genome shotgun sequence.
GGAATCACTTATTTGTGATTGTACATGATCAATGTGGCATTATGGAGCattcatcataaaataatttttcatggaaGCATCACCTTTCATTTGCATTTTAACGAGCACAAACTACTTTTTTCTGTTgcgaacatcttttttttttaattttaggaccTCTGTTTTATTGCCTAGGAACAATTATCATATCATAATTGTTTAGGAACCACAGATATTGCTAACATAATTTTAAGTCACATGATGGCATGCAGCTTAgatgaagttttatttttttccctgctCGCTGTAAGAATATAAATGTGATTTTATATGCTACTGGATGTTACATGGATGTCTTTAGTATTTGTTCTCTTTTTGccttttccccttctttttgGAGAATAGGCAACACTGTGCCAGGGAcaataacatttatataattgaCTTTTTCCTCTGTCCAGGTGCCCACGCCTTAAAAGACTTGTTTTGCCAGCATGGAATCGAGTAGAGACTGTAATGATCAAAGCTATTGAGCTGTGGAAGGATCTTGAATCCCTGACAATGCCTAGTATAGTGAATTCCCCTCGTCTTGTTCAGGCAATTGCTACTAATTGCAGGAAATTCAGTGAACTCAAGATCATGGGCCCGTTTGACATTTACTTTGCTTCCTCCCTTGTTACCTATCTTCCAACATTAAAAGTTTTGAGCCTCCGATGCTCAATGCTATATAAGGACACATTGATCTTCGTCTTGGATAATTTGTGTTGCCTAGAAGTGCTCAACATATCGCATTGCCTTCTGATAGAAGTCCCACCACCTCCCGCGCCAAGAAGAATTGTTAGGCAGCTTGATAAAACTATCCTGGAGAAGGCTTCTCATTTACACGACTTCTTAGCCTGCATGAGTGACACTTGCATCATGTgccaaaaaacaagaaatgacGAAGGGCTCATGCGGTGGTACAAGTACGACGAAGGGCTGTGGAAGGAAGATGAGGTCAGCTCTCTTGCTCTTTGATTTGAGCATTTTAAGACTAGACCAAATTATAGTGGGCTACAAGTTCCACCACTATATGTCCACGTATcctttttcttggttattctTTCACTGCATGCCAGGAACAGAAGAAGACAATGTTGAAGGAAGCAATTAAGGGCTTTCTGTCTATTTTATGTTAGTTGTGGTGATAAAATGCCAAACTCTGGGTGGTTGTGGAGGGGCTGAAGATTTGCTGTTACTGCTgataaatgtatatatatacatgataaattgcattttttttagtgGTTCCTAGGGcaccctcttttttttatttatggtttttgtttccttttttgaatatataatatattttgtacCTTTTAGCTACCTCAcgaaattatttaattctttcCCTTATCAAGATAGGAGTGTTTTGATGTGTTGCCTGATCTCTAAGAATTTCCCTGTCTACTTTTAACCTTAGATTTGTGAAATCATGAACCTTTACAAACACTGAATTTAGGCTCATCTGCTAATATAATCCTGTCAGCTTTGAATATAAAATCAAGTGATTTTTGTGGTTTGATCGTAGATTTTTGTTCATTACTTTATTCAGATGCAAGGGCTATAACTTGCGGCTTGAACTGGTCATGATTTCCTCCTACAATTTTCTCTGCGTAATCTTTGAATATCCAAGTTTTTGTCATTTTCCAGTTCAACAGTCAAATTCCAAACCCTTTAAAGTCCTCACTGTAATTGTATAATGGTGTCcatcttttttgtttctctctttttttcttagtcatggattgatgagcaatttgcattattcagtttctttttttatagggATTCCcattgatcaaaaaaaaaagaggacatAACCACCATTTGGACAAACTTGGTTGGCATTTGGCAACTACCGGTCTTACAAGGAGTTTGCTTGACAGGTGATCGAAGGATAAAAAGTTCAAAGCTGTGATGTGTTATTTTCTGATCTTTGTTTTGGTGACTTTcacaaaagtgttttttagtttacttTTTTCATGtagatattaaattgatattttttaagtatttttaataattttgatgtattaatataaaaaaattaaaaaaattaaatatttttaattaaaaaaattattcactaCAAAAATTGCCATCCATTACTTAGATTGTATTTAATGatgtatttgaaattatttttcaagatacatttagatttgaaaatgatgatgctaaaaacattaaaaaaattgtaagaaattataatttgatatattttcaatgaaaaatacatGCATTGTATTAttactttgataaaataaataaataaatcatacaaGATGGATTAATCATGATCATCAAAGCATTAACTTAGATGATAAGATAGCTAGTGTTATTTATGATAAGATGAGTACCATAAATTTAAAGattacatggttattaacttaaaaaaggATTAGCAAGTCATAGCAAGtcaaatgtaattattttttaaattttaaaacttccatgtaagaaaaaatttcaagatcatttatttgattttccataatttatacataaaaatttagctttaaaGTCTCCGAAAATGTGTAGATAGATAGCTTGAAGACGTGGTAGAACATTTGCTGCAAATTTAAGTATCCAGGGGTGGTGTaagggtgtttgaaaatatggttgaatatatattttttaataaaatttaatttttttatttaaataatttttttagttttttattattattttgatgtgctaatattaaaaataaattatataaaaaaatattattttaatatattttcaagtaaaaaatactttaaaaaataatttattttccgtgatatcaaatatttcttttaaccCTCATGATTTCACTACCCCTGTATGCAAAAACTCAATTTTGGAGCTGTTTGGTCTCTattttttgagtgttttttttccaaattaatacattaaaaaaataatattttccgaactagcaaaaaaaaaaaattctagtaagtcaatattttttttagttttattagcatcatcaagatttttttaataatattaaagttaTAAACCAAGGTGTATTCTTAACATCTCAttctttattttactttttttttcttttgttattgtgGTAGCCTAtaattcttctttcttctctcatctgttcctttaatttttatgtttagttaatttagttctattattatgattatttcaataattaaacttatttttatttaatttaggcaaaatttaattatttttttagcacttttattaaaaaataaatattatctctaGTTATTGTTTTTACACAAAACAACAGATGAGATGGTCATAATAATATAACTAAATTttactaaatagaaaaattaagggactaaataaaaatatgggctaacaaaaaaaaaaaaaaatctttttttgctTGTGTGAGATGCACAAGTGTCACCTGCACAGCTAGtcaaattatgttaatttgagaATTATTATTTCAGTTGtactagtttaaattttttattattattgtgctAGTTTTGGTAAAAACgcttatttcaaatatattttaagaatttatttttaaaaaatggaaacAAAGTGTCAAGGGTAAGAAActcaaaactcataaaaaattaaattctcataAGTTCAATTGGAGATTTCTAACTTTCTagttaatacttttttaataattaaattctctcaatttaatataaatatataaaaataagcatTTCAACTCACATGTACAATGTGTCTACAATAACCatatgttattatatttttttttttatctaggtgTCAAGTCTAATTCTTCtaccttttaatatttataattaaccatttatctcattaaataaaaagtgtttacgatatagttttatttaaatatgtgaAAACATCATGCTTTCtcttatatgtaaaaaaaacatcaaaagctTAACAATTTCCCAACTGCACAACAACAAAGGGATAATTGTTTTGGTTAATTAACAATATTGGTTAATTACGAaggaataattgttttttaagaaattaaaacgactaaattataagaaatttatttgtaattaacaatatttttttaattataatttatactttaACTATGAAAATTAACATTGAAGGTTTCACATGAGTTCTCACCTATTAAGAATCAATGTCGGTaagaaatgattttattatttgaaaatatattaaaatattttttttttaaaaaaatattaaaatatgactgtaaatactaaaaaaaactggaataaaaaaataatttttcattaaaaataattttaaaatatgaaaataaacaaactcttaaaataacaaattaaaacaaaaatttgagaCTAGGGAAAGTAGGCAAAATCTGTTGATGAGAATTAAACCAAATAATTCGATATGATCTACCTAACTAGGCCAATTAGGTAATTTTCTAATAGTCCCCATCTCCATCCCTTTCCTGGACGTGTGGAATCTTTAGTCATCTAATAgaaccaaaaatatatatatatatattcccataaaaaatatataaaaaaatactttttaaaaaaaatatatgaaaagaaaattttttcccataaaataaaagaattgttttttttttatctacctAAAGTGAAGTGATGGCAATTCTTAATTccttatatttgattatttcagACCAAACCCATTAGGCTGTGAAGTCTCTTTCTCTCTAAACACAGACAAAACCATGGCTTTGGAACTATGGGAAACACTGAAAGAAGCCATAACAGCATACACAGGACTATCACCAGCAACTTTCTTTACAGTTTTAGCTTTAGGGTTAGCCGCTTATTATGTGATATCAGGTTTTTTTGGTGGGTCTGATAATCATCAACATGTTCCAAGACAATATGAAGAGCAGATGCAACCTTTACCTCCACCTGTTCAACTTGGTGAAGTCACCGAAGAAGAACTAAAACAGTATGATGGTACTGACTCTACAAAGCCTTTGCTTATGGCTATTAAGGGTCAGATCTATGATGTTTCTCAAAGCAGGTAAAGGTTCAatctttttttggtatttttggttgttttttgcTTCTGGGCTGTGAGAATTTGtgggtttgttttcttttttggggtggtggggttgttttcttttttggggtGATGggattgttgtgtttttttgggtCAAAGGGTGTTATTAGCTTGTAAATTTTGGAATTTGGTTTGAGGTTTTAGTTGATTCCAAGAAATCACCcttcttttccttgtttgactttttttggtgttctttgttttgatgGTTGATGCAACTTTTTTTTCGTTCCTGTGGttgatgctattttttttccttgttcttGCGGTGAATCTCTAATAAGGTGCTACTTTTTTGTGAATTTGTTGGTGAAAAGTTGCAATTTTTCAAATCCTTTTTAATGGATTATGATTGTTAAGTTGACGTGTAAatcttcctttttctctccctttgtGATAAAGACTTGATTTTGAATGCATTATCTGGGTAATTCGATGGTTTATGTggttttcttaactttttgtttgtgtttcacTTGTTTGTCAGCAATTTTATGGTGTGGTTTGAATTTAACCAATGGATGAGGCTTCATTCAGACGCTGAACAATAAGTAAAAGACTAAAATTTTGCTTTCCGGCAGTTGTTTTCACATTCTTTTGTACCTTGGATTGCTATAAACCACAAAAAGATTATGTATATGATCAAAATTATAGACTTGACAGCTCATTTGCTGCTACTAAATGAATGATATTGAGCATCATGAACATTGTGGAGGAAGGTTTATGTTGTGTATCTGTGACCTCGCTCTATATTCCATATTGCTTCTTTGTTAGTGGTGAGTTTTGGTCTATCCCTGTGCTTGCTATGAGACATTTGTGAATCTTAAGCATACCATTGTGCTCATCTTCAGCGTTGGTGTACCTTAATTGTTGTTATATGTGATGAACAAACAATGACTAGGACCCTGTTTGGACATGATTTCAGCAAATCTTCTTATCCCTTAAATGCAAACTATAAGTACAATTACATCATGCATTTTATAATCAGATGACCTGACTCCTTGGAGGTATAAGACCCAAAGGATCTGTttgccacttttttttttcagtgacTTGTAATGATATGCAGTGGATGTTAACAATGACTGTGAATTATAATCTTTTCAGATGAGGGTTGGATATTAATCTAGTATGAGACCATGAATTCTGTGTATCAGGATACTCTTATGGTTTAACTATTCTTTCAATGTACATTCTCTACACAAATTTCGTGCAGAAACTTCTAAGCTTGCTGCACATATTTGTCACAGGATGTTTTATGGACCTGGCGGACCTTATGCATTGTTTGCTGGCAAGGATGCTAGCAGGGCTCTAGCAAAGATgtcttttgaagataaagatttAACCGGTGATGTCTCTGGTCTTGGTCCATTTGAATTGGAAGCCTTGCAGGACTGGGAATACAAGTTCATGAGCAAATATGAAAAGGTTGGGACAATCAAGAATACAGTTCCAGTAACTGATGGAACCTCCACCAGTGAACCTGCTGCAGAGGCTACAGAAAGTGATGCTTCTAAGCCAGCTGAAGATGGTCCAGCAGCTACTGCACATGTCGAAACCCCCGCTGTTGCTGAATCCAAGGAGGAATAGTGTTGCCTTCAGGTGCTCATTTGAAGTCGGCGAAACATCCCCAATGAAGAAAGAGTTACTGTTTGAACGCATGTTTTTGGTGGATCTTGCCACTTGCATTATGTTTTAGCATCTTACATTTCTCAGTCTAAATGCTCCTATTATAAACTTGCTTTAATTTTCAGTCTGTAACTAATAAATTGGTTATATAAAGTGTCAATTTTAACTTGTGTTGTTGTTATGATTGTAGCAGTTGGTCAGCAATCACTGTGATGCATcatgtattattatttaagatacaggaacaagaaaatgaaaatctcTTTATGCCAGCAGAGTGTATTTCATAAATCCCAAGCTATGCTGAACTTTGAAGCTAAGCCTTGGAAAGAGGAGAGAAGCAAGTAGAAATGCCCGCTGCTTCTCGTATGCATGATATGGAATTACTAATGAACAGCGACATAATCCCATTACATTTTTCTTAACATGAACCTCAATTTCGGAAATGAAAACAGGTTTTTTGGAAGTCTGGCTGTTCAAAGTGAACGCTTCCCGTGGTTGGCAGAGGCTCATTTGTAGCACTTTAGACCTCTCCAAGTTGCATCTCTCGTGCAAATTCAGCTAAACCCGTGAACCATGTTTTTGGCCAGCAACCACCTGTAAGTTGATTATATACTGTGTTAAATGTCAAAAAGAAATTCCAGCaatagaaaattttctaagCATTACCTGAAAAACTAAATGACGTAAAATATATCttgattaaaattatctttatactctttggtccaaaaaaattgagtcttttaagtagagatatttttttttatttttttacttctaaaatcaataaaatattgaattgttgACCAAAAATTTTTTTGGCATTGCATAAACTTTTTAGTAGTACAAATACATACTTGCCCCtagagtaaaaataataattgtactGCTGGATAAGAATGTTTTGgggttattgaattttaatttatagtgcAATTATATCTTTAATCTTGAGAGAGACGAAATATAAGCTTAATATATAGgaatatttttatactttcataTGGGTATTTTATGTAGCTGTCAGGGTTGgggggtattttggtatttttatatttttttaaaatttcttaatgcTTAAAGCTGGTAGAGCTGGTGTCCCCGCCATTCAGGCAACGCATGTGATGTCACTCGGTGGACGTAACTAACCTTTTGTCATCTTCCTAAATTTATTGTTATGTCTTCTTTCGTTTGGAGTGACGCATGATAGCTGAATGTGGTCATATTGTTGCCGGtggtaatttgattttttttcttttctcttttttaatagGTAATGTATATCATtgtcttctctgttttttacttttcaatttcagtccttattgtattaattttttattttgttccttttttatttatagaaatttttattcttttcaatttagtcattcaattgcaatttcttgtatgtttgatttttcatttcgatccttgtttttttaagtttctaaTTTTGTCCTTGACACTTTTGttgaagtttctttttttaatttcatcattcatcaaattttatgttgtttttttttttagtttgaccctcattcttttgattttttttccttttattaaacctattttttaattcaattaaaccctccaATTAAAACATCTTATccctctaattaatgttttttctcacccttattttttttatccttttatgtaattatttttttccttgtttcatcttttaacatttaatttgttgggaATTCGGTTTCGTACGATCTTATTGTTCtgcatcagtttttttttttacattggtTTCGTgattatcttcaagttttttctatgagtttatctCGGTCTCGTGATTTAGATAACgatttttacatgtattttttgaatataagtttttttagttgttctgtttctattttatttttcaatacattattctaatttatctataattttttttacaaatgaagtttatttttaaaaatgagtttattttttaaaataaaaaatatttatttttaaattatattattgatgtgtttgaccttacataatattttttatagcacGAGTTTATTCAGTCAGCTTTATTggtatttatcttttaagtcaTTGTTTATTTAGGAtatagatttattatttatttatttaaacaaataaatataataaatacaatCACCTAAAtgtcttattttatattataaaatatcttaatctcGTTTTGATAagccttttatttatattttgatttttttatataaaaaaccacattgaaaaaacttgtatattaaatattttttaaaaaaacaaatttacaacCTACGAGTTAAATGACTATATACTGTAACTAGTTTTACCCGACGAACTTCAATCTGCTGCAGATGTTGATCCCCAGTGCTCTCAAATTTCTCCACCGTGACGAGCTTTGCAATTAACTTGAATGAAAGCAGGGCAACTGTTGGATCACAGTGGTAACTCTTAGAGGTAGCAAATTTCGCTTTCTTTGCGCTGGCAGCTTGAAGGTGATCATCGAGCTATCTTATCAAACACGTACACTCTATTTAATGCCTTGTCCCCTCTTTTGCAATGGCATGCCAAGATTTAATTTGTCTTGTGATTCGTGCCTTGCCGACTAATTCCATGTTTAATAcgtcaaattgatttttattatcagATTTCAGCTCGAAACATGATGAGAAACACATTCTTGTGAAAGAAGTTATGGACAGATCATCTACTTTTGTCATATGAAGATTTCATGAGTTTTGAAGAATATAATGGACAACAAATTTACACAGTTGAGTTCATCTCTTGAATTTTGAGGCCATTCATTTCAATCCTAGTTATAAGTCCCTGGAAAGTTGAgttgatatgatatttttaaccaaatcaagGTATGAAATGGTCGAGATTGGAAGGGCTTTCAGCCTTGATTCATTACTCCATCAATCATAGGGATCTGAGCAGTCTGAGATAATTAATCGTTTGCTCCTTGAAAAACTTGGCCTTTTCTCTTAACCCTTTTTCAAGGGCACCTGTTGCTGTCAATTATATGAGGTAGGGCTACCAAGGAATAGAAAGATGGGTACTATTCGTGTTTTTGAAATACGATTGGATTGTTAATTTTGGCCCCATCTCCCTTCCCATCAGGTTGCTTGATCCCCTTATAAAGACATTAGACCTACTAAAAATTACTCAAAAACATCCTGTGTTTCTCTACTTGAAAACCATCTCTAGAACctctttttttcatcatctcatCAAGACTCAAATCATGAGAATAGCTTATAGCCCTTTACTCCCACTTCTAGTTTTCAGCACAATCATGCTATCTTTACTCCATCCTTCTACTTGCAGGCATATCAGCCGAGCTACCTATGAAGAAGAACAGCAACTTAACACCGAGTTCTCTCTCCCACTCCCTCAGCACCTGCCGGCTATCGCTCACACTGTGAAATTCAATAAAGACGACAAGGTCCAGAAGTTGTATGCTGCATCTCATAAGCTTGTCCCAGGTGGACCTAATCCACTTCACAATTGATTGGATTTGtcgttttttgtaattatctgtTTCCATGAGAAGTCCTTGATACTGCTTTGGAGACAGAAAATCCACTTGGTTCCTGGAAAGAATGAAAGATGGCCTCCCTCTCTGTAGTTCTTTCATTCTTCCCAGGAACCGAAGTTAGATTGAGTTGTAAAAGtgcatcatgtattaattaccATGCTTAGTTTGTGTAGTAGTTAATTAAGCTTTTAAGGAAAATGTAAGCTCATTTTTTCTCCTCGTGAGTGTGTTGCGGTAATAGTCCTACTTGACTGTATAATTGTGACATGTGAGCTGTGCATCATAGCTTCAAATGACCATGTAATCCAGTCAAAGTTAGCCACTGTATggtcaattatttttagttatcttgAAATGCTTCAAGAAAATTACCTAGCAAATAAGGTGTGTTATATAATGAAGAGGAAGCCAGTGATCAAAGCACTGATTACTGAGAGGACCGTGCAGCCAGTAGGGACactg
It encodes:
- the LOC7454486 gene encoding F-box/LRR-repeat protein At3g48880 isoform X2 — protein: MEFREIEECGTVRRRWEDMDIDILVKIFQSLTVFELTSGIAHVCSSWRLAACDPFLWRTLDLSMLKSNFIKIPLEPYVYVHGHSDKTLTRFLKISLSLSRGNITSLFFHFNLYVSEDHLTYTAQRCPRLKRLVLPAWNRVETVMIKAIELWKDLESLTMPSIVNSPRLVQAIATNCRKFSELKIMGPFDIYFASSLVTYLPTLKVLSLRCSMLYKDTLIFVLDNLCCLEVLNISHCLLIEVPPPPAPRRIVRQLDKTILEKASHLHDFLACMSDTCIMCQKTRNDEGLMRWYKYDEGLWKEDEVSSLAL
- the LOC7454486 gene encoding F-box/LRR-repeat protein At3g48880 isoform X3; this translates as MEFREIEECGTVRRRWEDMDIDILVKIFQSLTVFELTSGIAHVCSSWRLAACDPFLWRTLDLSMLKSNFIKIPLEPYVYVHGHSDKTLTRFLKISLSLSRGNITSLFFHFNLYVSEDHLTYTAQRCPRLKRLVLPAWNRVETVMIKAIELWKDLESLTMPSIVNSPRLVQAIATNCRKFSELKIMGPFDIYFASSLVTYLPTLKVLSLRCSMLYKDTLIFVLDNLCCLEVLNISHCLLIEVPPPPAPRRIVRQLDKTILEKASHLHDFLACMSDTCIMCQKTRNDEGLMRWYKYDEGLWKEDEFLFL
- the LOC7454486 gene encoding F-box/LRR-repeat protein At3g48880 isoform X1, whose protein sequence is MEFREIEECGTVRRRWEDMDIDILVKIFQSLTVFELTSGIAHVCSSWRLAACDPFLWRTLDLSMLKSNFIKIPLEPYVYVHGHSDKTLTRFLKISLSLSRGNITSLFFHFNLYVSEDHLTYTAQRCPRLKRLVLPAWNRVETVMIKAIELWKDLESLTMPSIVNSPRLVQAIATNCRKFSELKIMGPFDIYFASSLVTYLPTLKVLSLRCSMLYKDTLIFVLDNLCCLEVLNISHCLLIEVPPPPAPRRIVRQLDKTILEKASHLHDFLACMSDTCIMCQKTRNDEGLMRWYKYDEGLWKEDEGFPLIKKKRGHNHHLDKLGWHLATTGLTRSLLDR
- the LOC7454487 gene encoding membrane steroid-binding protein 1 produces the protein MALELWETLKEAITAYTGLSPATFFTVLALGLAAYYVISGFFGGSDNHQHVPRQYEEQMQPLPPPVQLGEVTEEELKQYDGTDSTKPLLMAIKGQIYDVSQSRMFYGPGGPYALFAGKDASRALAKMSFEDKDLTGDVSGLGPFELEALQDWEYKFMSKYEKVGTIKNTVPVTDGTSTSEPAAEATESDASKPAEDGPAATAHVETPAVAESKEE